From one Lycium barbarum isolate Lr01 chromosome 6, ASM1917538v2, whole genome shotgun sequence genomic stretch:
- the LOC132643899 gene encoding extensin-2-like, with protein MASFRPYLVWFVAILLVSKSVEARHRFHSWRKYSYKSSPESIPMSAPNFNQSPRQLSPSPQPSSSDYYTSSPASPLGWFSPQPSPWPSPTYNKSPSSPTSSPLSPTPYDKSSPPSPSRWAPSPYYDSWEPSPSYTTLSPQSSPVLAPSYPNQSPPSPIEWFSPRPSPAPSSTYDDKNAPTSPTTSPLSPSPYDNSSPPSPSGWAPSPSRAPYPNDKVSPQSSVVPIPVPSYSDKYSRQPSLSPLPNYYYKSPSPPYIYNSPPPPPYYYMSPPPPSPSPPPPYYYKSPPPPPPSPSPPPPYVYKSPPPPSPSPPPSYYYMSPPPPSPSPSPPPPYYYMSPSPPSPSPPPPYYYNYPPPPPSY; from the coding sequence ATGGCTTCTTTTCGGCCATATCTTGTATGGTTTGTGGCGATACTTTTGGTATCCAAGAGCGTAGAAGCAAGACATAGATTTCATTCATGGAGAAAATATAGTTACAAGTCATCTCCAGAGTCGATACCAATGTCTGCACCTAATTTTAACCAGTCACCGCGTCAACTATCTCCATCACCACAACCATCATCCTCGGATTATTACACTTCTAGTCCTGCATCACCTTTAGGGTGGTTCTCTCCTCAACCATCCCCATGGCCTTCTCCTACTTACAACAAGTCTCCAAGTTCACCAACTTCATCACCACTATCACCAACTCCATATGATAAAAGTTCACCGCCCTCACCTTCAAGATGGGCTCCATCCCCATATTACGATTCATGGGAACCATCTCCTAGTTATACGACATTGTCTCCTCAATCATCGCCTGTACTTGCACCTTCTTACCCTAACCAATCCCCACCATCACCTATAGAATGGTTCTCTCCTCGACCTTCCCCAGCGCCTTCGTCCACTTACGACGACAAGAATGCTCCAACTTCACCAACTACATCGCCACTATCACCATCTCCATATGATAATAGTTCACCGCCCTCACCTTCAGGATGGGCTCCATCTCCATCACGAGCACCATATCCTAATGATAAAGTATCTCCTCAGTCATCGGTTGTACCTATACCTGTACCTTCGTATTCTGATAAGTATTCACGACAACCTTCTCTATCACCACTTCCAAATTACTATTATAAATCACCATCTCctccatatatttacaactctcCACCACCTCCTCCCTATTATTACATGTCCCCACCACCACCATCACCCTCTCCTCCACCACCATACTACTATAAATCTCCACCTCCACCTCCTCCATCACCATCACCCCCTCCTCCATACGTCTACAAGTCACCACCCCCACCATCGCCATCCCCTCCTCCTTCGTATTACTACATGTCACCACCCccaccatcaccatcaccatccCCTCCTCCTCCATATTATTACATGTCGCCATCCCCACCATCTCCTTCGCCTCCACCTCCTTACTACTACAACTACCCGCCGCCACCTCCATCTTACTAA
- the LOC132643564 gene encoding xanthine dehydrogenase 1-like isoform X2 encodes MHHAINACLAPLYSVEGMHVITVEGIGNRKAGLHPIQESLARSHGSQCGFCTPGFVMSMYALLRSSKEPPTEEQIEESLAGNLCRCTGYRPIVDAFRVFTKTNNALYANTTLQGITTGEFICPSTGKPCSCGPKAGNSEETIKQNLSNDCGWRPISYNETDGTAYTSKELIFPPELLLRKLTYLSLSGSNGLKWYRPLKLQHLLDLKARFPDARLVVGNSEVGIEVRLKGIRCPILIAVAHVPELNHIRVEDDGLEIGAGVKLSQLVNVLKKVRNDRPEYETSSCRALIEQIKWFAGTQIRNIASVGGNICTASPISDLNPLWMATGAKFRIIDCKGNVRTCLAKNFFQGYRKVDLRSSEILLSVSLPWNRPFEFVKEFKQSHRRDDDIAIVNAGMRVCLEEKDKKWVVSDALIVYGGIAPLSFAASKTSDFLIGKSWNKELLQGALKILGEEIVLKEDAPGGMVEFRKSLTFSFFFKYFLWVCHQMDGQPSFLEKVPASHVSAVDSSLRPSVSSIQDFEIRKHGTSVGSPEVHISSRLQVSGEAEYTDDAPMPPNSLHAALILSKKPHARILSIDDSGARSSPGFAGFFSSKDVPGKNMIGAVIADEELFATEFVTCVGQVIGVVVADTHENAKLAARKVYVEYEELPAVLSIEDAIQANSYHPNTERCMTKGDVEQCFQSGQCDNIIEGEVRVGGQEHFYLEPHGTLLWTVDSGNEVHMISSTQAPQKHQKYVSYVLGLPMAKVVCKTKRIGGGFGGKETRSAMLAAAVAVPSYLLDRPVKIILDRDIDMMIMGQRHSFLGKYKVGFTNAGKLLALDLHIYNNAGNSLDLSLAVLERSMFHSHNVYEIPNVRINGKACFTNFPSNTAFRGFGGPQGMLIAENWIERIAVEVNKSPEEIREMNFISEGSVLHFGQKVEDCTLGRLWNELKSSCEFINAQNEIENFNHHNRWKKRGIAMVPTKFGIAFTFKSMNQAGALVQVYTDGTVLVTHGGVEMGQGLHTKVAQIAASSFNIPLSAVFISETSTDKVPNSSPTAASASSDMYGAAVLDACEQIKARMEPIASKSNFSSLAELANACHLERIDLSAHGFFITPDIGFDWSTGKGNPFRYFTYGAAFAEVEIDTLTGDFHTRRADVLLDLGFSLNPAIDVGQIEGAFVQGLGWVALEELKWGDKAHKWIPPGCLFTCGPGNYKLPSLNDVPFKFNVSLLKNAPNTRAIHSSKAVGEPPFFLASAVFFAIKNAIKSARTEAGCSDWFPLDNPATPERIRMACSDEFTRLLVDSDFRPKLSV; translated from the exons AT GCACCATGCAATAAATGCTTGCTTGGCTCCTCTATATTCTGTGGAAGGAATGCATGTCATCACAGTAGAAGGAATTGGGAACCGTAAAGCTGGATTGCATCCAATTCAG GAATCATTGGCTCGCTCGCATGGTTCACAATGTGGGTTCTGCACTCCTGGTTTCGTCATGTCCATGTATGCATTACTACGATCATCTAAAGAACCCCCTACAGAAGAGCAAATTGAAGAAAGCCTTGCAGGAAATTTATGTCGATGTACTGGTTATAGGCCAATTGTTGACGCGTTTCGAGTATTCACAAAAACTAATAATGCTTTATACGCCAACACAACTTTACAAGGAATTACTACTGGTGAATTTATCTGTCCTTCAACGGGTAAGCCATGTTCATGTGGGCCGAAGGCTGGAAATAGTGAAGAAACCATCAAACAAAATTTAAGCAATGATTGTGGCTGGAGGCCAATTTCTTACAATGAGACCGATGGAACCGCGTATACCAGCAAAGAACTTATTTTCCCTCCTGAACTTTTATTGAGGAAATTGACTTATTTAAGTTTGAGTGGATCAAATGGACTAAAGTGGTATAGGCCCTTAAAACTTCAACATCTGCTGGATTTAAAAGCAAGATTTCCAGATGCCCGGTTAGTTGTTGGAAACTCAGAGGTGGGAATTGAAGTCAGGCTTAAAGGTATTCGCTGCCCTATATTAATAGCTGTTGCACATGTTCCTGAACTTAACCATATAAGAGTTGAGGATGACGGCTTAGAAATAGGTGCTGGAGTTAAATTGTCACAGCTTGTGAATGTATTAAAGAAGGTAAGAAACGACCGCCCtgagtatgaaacatcatcatgTCGAGCTCTCATCGAGCAGATAAAGTGGTTTGCTGGAACACAAATACGAAACATTGCGTCAGTTGGTGGGAATATCTGCACTGCAAGCCCAATATCAGATTTGAACCCTCTTTGGATGGCAACAGGAGCAAAGTTTCGAATAATTGACTGCAAAGGAAATGTCAGAACATGTCTGGCAAAAAATTTCTTCCAGGGCTATCGTAAAGTGGATTTGAGAAGTAGTGAAATTTTACTGTCAGTATCATTGCCTTGGAATAGGCCGTTCGAGTTTGTGAAAGAATTTAAGCAATCTCATAGGAGAGATGATGATATCGCCATCGTCAATGCTGGGATGCGTGTCTGCCTAGAAGAGAAGGACAAGAAATGGGTAGTTTCAGATGCTTTGATTGTATATGGTGGGATTGCTCCACTTTCATTTGCTGCATCAAAAACTAGTGACTTCTTAATCGGGAAAAGTTGGAATAAAGAGCTGTTGCAGGGTGCTTTGAAAATTTTGGGGGAGGAAATTGTGCTGAAAGAAGATGCACCTGGTGGGATGGTTGAATTTCGAAAATCATTAACGTTTAgtttcttcttcaaatatttcttgTGGGTTTGTCATCAAATGGATGGACAACCATCATTTCTTGAGAAAGTTCCAGCTTCACATGTTTCAGCTGTAGATTCATCTCTTCGACCATCCGTTAGTTCAATTCAGGATTTTGAGATCAGGAAGCATGGTACTTCTGTGGGTTCCCCtgaggttcatatttcatcaaggCTTCAG GTTTCTGGAGAGGCAGAATATACTGATGATGCTCCAATGCCACCCAATAGTTTGCATGCTGCTCTGATATTGAGTAAAAAACCTCATGCTCGTATACTTTCAATAGATGATTCGGGAGCCAGGTCCTCTCCTGGATTTGCAGGATTTTTTTCTTCTAAAGATGTACCCGGTAAGAATATGATTGGAGCAGTTATTGCTGATGAGGAACTTTTTGCCACGGAGTTTGTCACTTGTGTGGGTCAG GTTATCGGGGTGGTTGTAGCTGACACACATGAAAATGCAAAACTTGCTGCTAGAAAGGTTTATGTTGAGTATGAGGAGCTACCTGCAGTTTTATCAATAGAGGATGCTATACAGGCTAACAGTTATCATCCTAATACAGAAAGGTGTATGACGAAAGGTGATGTTGAACAGTGTTTCCAGTCAGGTCAATGTGACAATATTATAGAAGGAGAAGTTAGGGTAGGTGGTCAAGAACATTTCTATTTGGAGCCTCATGGCACTTTATTATGGACAGTGGATAGTGGGAATGAGGTGCACATGATCTCATCTACCCAG GCTCCTCAGAAGCACCAGAAGTATGTCTCTTACGTTCTTGGTCTTCCGATGGCAAAAGTGGTTTGCAAGACAAAAAGGATAGGTGGTGGTTTTGGAGGCAAGGAGACTAGGTCTGCTATGCTTGCTGCTGCAGTGGCTGTTCCATCATACCTGTTGGATCGTCCAGTGAAAATTATTCTGGATAGGGATATAGACATGATGATAATGGGACAGCGACATAGTTTTCTTGGGAAGTACAAG GTTGGTTTTACAAATGCCGGGAAACTGCTCGCCTTGGATCTTCATATCTACAACAATGCTGGAAATTCATTAGACCTATCACTCGCTGTACTTGAACGTTCTATGTTCCACTCGCACAATGTCTATGAAATACCAAATGTGAGGATTAATGGAAAAGCATGCTTCACTAATTTTCCTAGTAATACAGCTTTTAGAGGATTTGGAGGCCCACAGGGTATGCTAATTGCTGAGAATTGGATAGAGAGGATTGCCGTGGAAGTTAACAAAAGCCCAGAAGAAATAAGG GAAATGAATTTCATCAGTGAAGGATCAGTCTTGCATTTTGGTCAAAAAGTTGAAGACTGTACCTTGGGGCGTCTCTGGAATGAATTGAAATCTTCTTGTGAATTCATCAATGCTCAAAATGAAATTGAAAATTTCAATCACCATAATCGATGGAAGAAGCGGGGTATTGCCATGGTGCCAACCAAATTTGGGATAGCTTTCACTTTTAAGTCTATGAACCAG GCAGGTGCTCTTGTTCAAGTTTACACAGATGGAACAGTGTTGGTCACTCATGGGGGTGTGGAGATGGGCCAAGGTTTGCATACAAAAGTTGCTCAGATTGCTGCATCTTCCTTTAACATCCCTCTAAGTGCAGTATTCATCTCAGAGACAAGTACTGACAAG GTTCCTAATTCTTCACCAACAGCTGCTTCTGCAAGTTCTGACATGTATGGAGCCGCAGTATTGGATGCATGCGAGCAAATAAAAGCACGGATGGAGCCTATTGCATCCAAGTCTAACTTTAGCTCTCTTGCGGAG CTTGCGAATGCATGCCACCTGGAGAGAATAGACCTTTCTGCTCATGGGTTCTTCATTACACCTGATATTGGCTTTGACTGGTCAACTGGGAAAGGCAATCCATTTAGGTACTTCACCTATGGTGCCGCATTTGCCGAGGTTGAAATCGACACATTAACAGGCGATTTCCATACTAGGAGAGCAGACGTTCTCCTAGACCTTGGTTTCTCCCTCAATCCAGCGATTGATGTTGGACAG ATAGAAGGAGCATTTGTACAGGGTCTTGGATGGGTAGCATTGGAAGAGCTAAAATGGGGCGATAAAGCACACAAGTGGATTCCACCTGGATGCTTATTCACATGTGGACCTGGAAACTACAAGCTTCCATCTTTGAATGATGTACCTTTCAAATTtaatgtctctcttttgaaa AATGCCCCAAACACCAGGGCTATCCATTCCTCTAAAGCAGTAGGGGAACCACCCTTCTTTCTTGCCTCAGCTGTATTTTTCGCCATCAAGAACGCCATTAAATCTGCAAGAACGGAAGCTGGTTGCAGCGACTGGTTCCCTCTTGATAATCCAGCCACTCCAGAACGTATTCGAATGGCTTGCAGTGATGAATTTACGAGATTACTTGTGGATTCTGATTTTCGGCCAAAGCTAAGTGTTTGA
- the LOC132643564 gene encoding xanthine dehydrogenase 1-like isoform X1: protein MGSLMKESDESKEAILYVNGIRRVLPDGLAHLTLLEYLREIGLTGTKLGCGEGGCGACTVMVSYFDQNLKKCVHHAINACLAPLYSVEGMHVITVEGIGNRKAGLHPIQESLARSHGSQCGFCTPGFVMSMYALLRSSKEPPTEEQIEESLAGNLCRCTGYRPIVDAFRVFTKTNNALYANTTLQGITTGEFICPSTGKPCSCGPKAGNSEETIKQNLSNDCGWRPISYNETDGTAYTSKELIFPPELLLRKLTYLSLSGSNGLKWYRPLKLQHLLDLKARFPDARLVVGNSEVGIEVRLKGIRCPILIAVAHVPELNHIRVEDDGLEIGAGVKLSQLVNVLKKVRNDRPEYETSSCRALIEQIKWFAGTQIRNIASVGGNICTASPISDLNPLWMATGAKFRIIDCKGNVRTCLAKNFFQGYRKVDLRSSEILLSVSLPWNRPFEFVKEFKQSHRRDDDIAIVNAGMRVCLEEKDKKWVVSDALIVYGGIAPLSFAASKTSDFLIGKSWNKELLQGALKILGEEIVLKEDAPGGMVEFRKSLTFSFFFKYFLWVCHQMDGQPSFLEKVPASHVSAVDSSLRPSVSSIQDFEIRKHGTSVGSPEVHISSRLQVSGEAEYTDDAPMPPNSLHAALILSKKPHARILSIDDSGARSSPGFAGFFSSKDVPGKNMIGAVIADEELFATEFVTCVGQVIGVVVADTHENAKLAARKVYVEYEELPAVLSIEDAIQANSYHPNTERCMTKGDVEQCFQSGQCDNIIEGEVRVGGQEHFYLEPHGTLLWTVDSGNEVHMISSTQAPQKHQKYVSYVLGLPMAKVVCKTKRIGGGFGGKETRSAMLAAAVAVPSYLLDRPVKIILDRDIDMMIMGQRHSFLGKYKVGFTNAGKLLALDLHIYNNAGNSLDLSLAVLERSMFHSHNVYEIPNVRINGKACFTNFPSNTAFRGFGGPQGMLIAENWIERIAVEVNKSPEEIREMNFISEGSVLHFGQKVEDCTLGRLWNELKSSCEFINAQNEIENFNHHNRWKKRGIAMVPTKFGIAFTFKSMNQAGALVQVYTDGTVLVTHGGVEMGQGLHTKVAQIAASSFNIPLSAVFISETSTDKVPNSSPTAASASSDMYGAAVLDACEQIKARMEPIASKSNFSSLAELANACHLERIDLSAHGFFITPDIGFDWSTGKGNPFRYFTYGAAFAEVEIDTLTGDFHTRRADVLLDLGFSLNPAIDVGQIEGAFVQGLGWVALEELKWGDKAHKWIPPGCLFTCGPGNYKLPSLNDVPFKFNVSLLKNAPNTRAIHSSKAVGEPPFFLASAVFFAIKNAIKSARTEAGCSDWFPLDNPATPERIRMACSDEFTRLLVDSDFRPKLSV, encoded by the exons ATGGGTTCATTGATGAAGGAAAGTGACGAGTCAAAAGAAGCAATTTTATACGTTAATGGAATTCGTAGAGTTTTGCCTGATGGATTAGCTCATTTAACTCTTCTTGAGTATCTTAGAG AGATAGGCCTGACAGGCACCAAGCTAGGCTGCGGTGAAGGTGGCTGTGGGGCGTGCACTGTCATGGTTTCTTATTTTGATCAGAATTTGAAGAAATGTGT GCACCATGCAATAAATGCTTGCTTGGCTCCTCTATATTCTGTGGAAGGAATGCATGTCATCACAGTAGAAGGAATTGGGAACCGTAAAGCTGGATTGCATCCAATTCAG GAATCATTGGCTCGCTCGCATGGTTCACAATGTGGGTTCTGCACTCCTGGTTTCGTCATGTCCATGTATGCATTACTACGATCATCTAAAGAACCCCCTACAGAAGAGCAAATTGAAGAAAGCCTTGCAGGAAATTTATGTCGATGTACTGGTTATAGGCCAATTGTTGACGCGTTTCGAGTATTCACAAAAACTAATAATGCTTTATACGCCAACACAACTTTACAAGGAATTACTACTGGTGAATTTATCTGTCCTTCAACGGGTAAGCCATGTTCATGTGGGCCGAAGGCTGGAAATAGTGAAGAAACCATCAAACAAAATTTAAGCAATGATTGTGGCTGGAGGCCAATTTCTTACAATGAGACCGATGGAACCGCGTATACCAGCAAAGAACTTATTTTCCCTCCTGAACTTTTATTGAGGAAATTGACTTATTTAAGTTTGAGTGGATCAAATGGACTAAAGTGGTATAGGCCCTTAAAACTTCAACATCTGCTGGATTTAAAAGCAAGATTTCCAGATGCCCGGTTAGTTGTTGGAAACTCAGAGGTGGGAATTGAAGTCAGGCTTAAAGGTATTCGCTGCCCTATATTAATAGCTGTTGCACATGTTCCTGAACTTAACCATATAAGAGTTGAGGATGACGGCTTAGAAATAGGTGCTGGAGTTAAATTGTCACAGCTTGTGAATGTATTAAAGAAGGTAAGAAACGACCGCCCtgagtatgaaacatcatcatgTCGAGCTCTCATCGAGCAGATAAAGTGGTTTGCTGGAACACAAATACGAAACATTGCGTCAGTTGGTGGGAATATCTGCACTGCAAGCCCAATATCAGATTTGAACCCTCTTTGGATGGCAACAGGAGCAAAGTTTCGAATAATTGACTGCAAAGGAAATGTCAGAACATGTCTGGCAAAAAATTTCTTCCAGGGCTATCGTAAAGTGGATTTGAGAAGTAGTGAAATTTTACTGTCAGTATCATTGCCTTGGAATAGGCCGTTCGAGTTTGTGAAAGAATTTAAGCAATCTCATAGGAGAGATGATGATATCGCCATCGTCAATGCTGGGATGCGTGTCTGCCTAGAAGAGAAGGACAAGAAATGGGTAGTTTCAGATGCTTTGATTGTATATGGTGGGATTGCTCCACTTTCATTTGCTGCATCAAAAACTAGTGACTTCTTAATCGGGAAAAGTTGGAATAAAGAGCTGTTGCAGGGTGCTTTGAAAATTTTGGGGGAGGAAATTGTGCTGAAAGAAGATGCACCTGGTGGGATGGTTGAATTTCGAAAATCATTAACGTTTAgtttcttcttcaaatatttcttgTGGGTTTGTCATCAAATGGATGGACAACCATCATTTCTTGAGAAAGTTCCAGCTTCACATGTTTCAGCTGTAGATTCATCTCTTCGACCATCCGTTAGTTCAATTCAGGATTTTGAGATCAGGAAGCATGGTACTTCTGTGGGTTCCCCtgaggttcatatttcatcaaggCTTCAG GTTTCTGGAGAGGCAGAATATACTGATGATGCTCCAATGCCACCCAATAGTTTGCATGCTGCTCTGATATTGAGTAAAAAACCTCATGCTCGTATACTTTCAATAGATGATTCGGGAGCCAGGTCCTCTCCTGGATTTGCAGGATTTTTTTCTTCTAAAGATGTACCCGGTAAGAATATGATTGGAGCAGTTATTGCTGATGAGGAACTTTTTGCCACGGAGTTTGTCACTTGTGTGGGTCAG GTTATCGGGGTGGTTGTAGCTGACACACATGAAAATGCAAAACTTGCTGCTAGAAAGGTTTATGTTGAGTATGAGGAGCTACCTGCAGTTTTATCAATAGAGGATGCTATACAGGCTAACAGTTATCATCCTAATACAGAAAGGTGTATGACGAAAGGTGATGTTGAACAGTGTTTCCAGTCAGGTCAATGTGACAATATTATAGAAGGAGAAGTTAGGGTAGGTGGTCAAGAACATTTCTATTTGGAGCCTCATGGCACTTTATTATGGACAGTGGATAGTGGGAATGAGGTGCACATGATCTCATCTACCCAG GCTCCTCAGAAGCACCAGAAGTATGTCTCTTACGTTCTTGGTCTTCCGATGGCAAAAGTGGTTTGCAAGACAAAAAGGATAGGTGGTGGTTTTGGAGGCAAGGAGACTAGGTCTGCTATGCTTGCTGCTGCAGTGGCTGTTCCATCATACCTGTTGGATCGTCCAGTGAAAATTATTCTGGATAGGGATATAGACATGATGATAATGGGACAGCGACATAGTTTTCTTGGGAAGTACAAG GTTGGTTTTACAAATGCCGGGAAACTGCTCGCCTTGGATCTTCATATCTACAACAATGCTGGAAATTCATTAGACCTATCACTCGCTGTACTTGAACGTTCTATGTTCCACTCGCACAATGTCTATGAAATACCAAATGTGAGGATTAATGGAAAAGCATGCTTCACTAATTTTCCTAGTAATACAGCTTTTAGAGGATTTGGAGGCCCACAGGGTATGCTAATTGCTGAGAATTGGATAGAGAGGATTGCCGTGGAAGTTAACAAAAGCCCAGAAGAAATAAGG GAAATGAATTTCATCAGTGAAGGATCAGTCTTGCATTTTGGTCAAAAAGTTGAAGACTGTACCTTGGGGCGTCTCTGGAATGAATTGAAATCTTCTTGTGAATTCATCAATGCTCAAAATGAAATTGAAAATTTCAATCACCATAATCGATGGAAGAAGCGGGGTATTGCCATGGTGCCAACCAAATTTGGGATAGCTTTCACTTTTAAGTCTATGAACCAG GCAGGTGCTCTTGTTCAAGTTTACACAGATGGAACAGTGTTGGTCACTCATGGGGGTGTGGAGATGGGCCAAGGTTTGCATACAAAAGTTGCTCAGATTGCTGCATCTTCCTTTAACATCCCTCTAAGTGCAGTATTCATCTCAGAGACAAGTACTGACAAG GTTCCTAATTCTTCACCAACAGCTGCTTCTGCAAGTTCTGACATGTATGGAGCCGCAGTATTGGATGCATGCGAGCAAATAAAAGCACGGATGGAGCCTATTGCATCCAAGTCTAACTTTAGCTCTCTTGCGGAG CTTGCGAATGCATGCCACCTGGAGAGAATAGACCTTTCTGCTCATGGGTTCTTCATTACACCTGATATTGGCTTTGACTGGTCAACTGGGAAAGGCAATCCATTTAGGTACTTCACCTATGGTGCCGCATTTGCCGAGGTTGAAATCGACACATTAACAGGCGATTTCCATACTAGGAGAGCAGACGTTCTCCTAGACCTTGGTTTCTCCCTCAATCCAGCGATTGATGTTGGACAG ATAGAAGGAGCATTTGTACAGGGTCTTGGATGGGTAGCATTGGAAGAGCTAAAATGGGGCGATAAAGCACACAAGTGGATTCCACCTGGATGCTTATTCACATGTGGACCTGGAAACTACAAGCTTCCATCTTTGAATGATGTACCTTTCAAATTtaatgtctctcttttgaaa AATGCCCCAAACACCAGGGCTATCCATTCCTCTAAAGCAGTAGGGGAACCACCCTTCTTTCTTGCCTCAGCTGTATTTTTCGCCATCAAGAACGCCATTAAATCTGCAAGAACGGAAGCTGGTTGCAGCGACTGGTTCCCTCTTGATAATCCAGCCACTCCAGAACGTATTCGAATGGCTTGCAGTGATGAATTTACGAGATTACTTGTGGATTCTGATTTTCGGCCAAAGCTAAGTGTTTGA